In the Primulina eburnea isolate SZY01 chromosome 15, ASM2296580v1, whole genome shotgun sequence genome, AGAGAGCACATTGAATTGGGTAAAATAGTAACAGGACCCGGATGAAGGGTCATATTCATCTGCCAAGGCCCAACAGGTGGAACAGCTCCTGGACCAGAAGGGAGAAAAATGTTCAAAGGCAAAGGTGCAACACGCGCAGCACCTATTGATGGATTAAATGGTGGTGCTGCTGCAGACAACTTCCTGTTGGAAACTTCTCTGGAGTCATTCGGACCTATCACTGGACGTTCTACATTCGGTCCTTCAAACCCTTGCAAATTAGATTCCGTGTCATCATTATGTCCTACAGTGTTTGATGAATCTGCACTACAAGTACTGATTTCTGGAGAATGTACAGATTCTGATATGCTATCTGTCAAGGAACATTGTTCATCAATTTGATTACATTCATTCCCACTGGATTGAACGGATGCAATACTCTCAGTCACAAGCACGAGGTTTTCATCATTCTTAGCATCATCTGCCTGAAATTCCTCTTCTTTGTCTGAAGCCTCGGTATCATCTTTTGATTGCTCTGTGCGATCAACTACTATATTCACAATTTTATCTTCCTGATTTTCTCCATTTAATTCCAGCGACTCGTTTTTTTCTTCTGTTTCATATTGTTGTTCACCATGTTCTTTAACTTGCCTATTGTCTTGGATGTCACTCTGGGGAAGTTTCGCCTGCAACATAGGTATCGAACCTGGCGGTGCCAGGGCTACTTCCTTGTATGACGGGGACTCACCCACGCTAATTATTGAACTTCTTTTTGCCACTGTTCCAGTCTCTTTTGGTAGAAAAGTTGACCCTTCATCAGATGTAGAGTAAAATGTCTTACCTTCATTATCAACAGACTCTACAGCAGCATCCATGTGGGATGAAGACACAGATTTCACTCTGTACGCCACAGTTTTAACAATTTTCCTACCAAACTTACTTCCAGGTGATGGAGTCTTCGGTACATAATATTCCGCAAAACTTTCTGGAGACGTACCCTGTTTTTTTAACACATAATATTTACCGGATCGATTGTTATTCTTAAGTCTACTATGATCCACTTCAGCAACTAAATCTTTCTCCTGATGACCAAACATCTTAACTGTGTGCTGACGTCGCTGCTTTACTCGTCTTCCAAGCATGCCAGCTGACCTGGGTCGTTGAACTGGCTGCCATCCATCTTCCCCTTCAGCATGAGCTTGAGGTAAGATATCATTGGAAATCACTGGCATTTTCCCTGCAGGTTTCTCTGGCAAAGGCTGTTCAAGCTGAGTGAGATTTTCCTGCGTATGTACTTGTGTATCTTCTTCAGACCAAATTGGCAGAGGAGAAGATACATTGTCCAAGTTGGGTTCTACATCGGAGTTAGTGACTTGGTTGTCTTCATCTGACTCCTCCTTATGGACATCTTTTGGGAGCAGGAGCACTTCAGAATCTGAGTCGAGATTTAGTTGCAGGGATTTTTCCTTTGCCTAGAAATGAAACACAACTGTAAAAATAGGTGCGTTTTGAAAAATGAATATTTGTCGATCAAGTCAAAGTGCATATCATTTTGAGAGAAGGCACCCTAATCCCTATATAGTATGATAACAAGCTTTGGTAGAACCCATGGATGTCAAAGAGACGGGAGTTCTTTAAAGTTCTACAATGGCACTCACACAGAGTATGTAACTAGCTAGCTTAACTTTGTAATCACCTCGATATGTCCAGCGTATTTGTATCTATTTTGTTATCAACGTATTTTAATTTACCGATAAAAGAAGCAAAAAATTTAACCTTTGCAACATAATTTCTTCTCTTTACTCCCATAGCATCTCTCCCTTTTGCATCATGATTTGGATTAATGTAGTCGAGCAAATCTGATACACTGAAAGAGAAATCACCAGTCAGAACTAAAGAACATCcatacttcccaaatataatcTTTCTCCGAAGAGGAAGACATTATGCAATTTGTTGAAGGTAGGTCTATTTTAAGAGACAGATTGCAACTATGAGACCACAAGAAAACGTAAAGCATGCAATGCAGTTATTTCCAATTAACAGAGAGGTATAACCGTTTCTCACATTCTCTACTAGGGTTATCAGGCTTTCAAAATGTCATTTAAACTCTAATATTTGCACATTGATTTTAGAGCCCATCCCTTATCAGCAACGAGTTCAAAATTTCACAAAGAAACCTCACTTCCAGGGACCAGATATGCAGGTAGCATGTCATTAAAATTAGAACCGAACCCACATCTCAAAATTCTGAGTCACTCAAAGGTAATAAAGCTAAAGGAGTACAATGGGAAATATCACATCCCATATGGATAAAGCAATGATTCCCATCAAAATGATATGGATCCTGATAACAAGACACGTTCCAGCACTGGAGTCCACCAGTCAACTTATCTATTGATAATGTTTGTTAAACGAAAAAAAGGTTTCCCTCTATGTTCAGAGTTAAAAATGGGGCTACGACTATTGCGGCAAGATCAAGTGCGTCGATTTTAGAAATCGCCCAGAAAATGTTGATTTACCTAAGATGGCCCTTGCTGGCTATAGAAGCATCTGGCTTCCGTGTCCCATTTCGAGCAGCTTCTTGCTGCTCAAATGCCTTGGATTCAAAATACTCAAGCCATGCAGCGGCATCCTGCAGGAAAAATCAACGAAGCTCATAAATATTGTAACAACCTTCAAGGGATCAACACAAAGAGATAATGTTTCCTTCGTAGCCTCCAAAATAATTGCTAAAAACTTAGTGATAAGTGATAACAAATGTCAAGGTCGTAAAGCAAATTATGTTGATCAGCACCACTTATTGTAACATTCAAACACCCATAAAAAGTTTATACAATTTCTACTGCTATCAAGCAATGAAAAGGCTAGAACACAAAAATTTGTGATCATCATACAATTCTGGACTCAAAAAAACGGAAGTACCTGAGTTCGGAGATCATCTGGTCCAAGCTTTGTCCGAAGTATCTTCAAGGTTGTCTGTTCATGCTGAACACTCAAAGGATATGCTTCCATCAAGGAGAGGGCAATTGCGATGGCATGATAACTAGCAGCAGTCTGGAAAACATTAAATGAATTAGCATATCGTTTTTAAACAATGCTAGCACAATCCTACATAACAACTGGAACAAGAATAATTCATCATGAAGAGACAAAACACCAAAGAATTCTAATTTGAGAAAATAGAAAATTCAAACCCAGACAGCTTATCCAAAATAATCCATAAAAGAGAACAAACAACAGCTGTAAGCATGTGCTTCATTTTCTTTGTATGTTTGGAAGGAAGAACGAAAAAACCAACTCTTACTATCCCTAAACACATACACATAAGCACCACGAAGTATATTGCATTGGAACGAGATAAGGGGGTAATCATTCTGAAAGTGACGCTTTCAGTAGTAAGTTACAAAATTATAACTAGCATCTCTATAAATGAAATGGGAAAAATCTCAGCAAATCTGCAAGGACCTGAATATGATCTGGCCCAAGAAGCCTTTGGTTGCATTTCAGAGCTTTATGAAGGTATCTTAGAGCAATATGAACATTACCAAGCCCTTCCTCCATCATAGCAACATTTATGTATGTTGCAGCAGTATTTGGGTGTGATGGGCCACATGTAagatgcaacaaatacaatgcTCGCTTAACATATCTATACAATGAAAAAGGAAACACATAAGTAAAACTAATAAATACATCAAGAGAAAATGTTGTTTCCACAACGGGAAAGCTAAAATACAatagcacacacacacacacatatctACATGGTTATCATGGTTCTTCTACATTAATTAAAGGTAGATTGAAGGGATGTCACTCAGTAAGGTTACACAAACAGATCTAACATTTTAGGCATGTTTCTTTTCCCAACCTAATTACTTTTTTATTCAATCATGCTTCTGGACCAGTCACCAGTGGAATATAAGTCTTCTAGGTGAATTCAAACAATCCTCAcaatttattttatctattctTGTCAGGAATAATTTTGTCATCTCACATGCATAAAATGAGCTCCATTCTTACTTGCCAACGATCCAGCACTCATTGTCTCAGGGTCTAACTTGCCTTAAAAATGCCGATTTTCATTCAGATGATACACTTTTTTCCAATAAATTCAGCCATACCAGTATGCAACTGAACCGTTATAAATGTGGAGGCTGAGCCTAGAAGAAACGTCTTAAACTTGACGTCAGTGTTTATAATAATTTAGGCACATATTCTTCACTCCAAGTTCCCATTGTTTATCTTCATACCGCAGACTGGATCACAGGACGTATACGTTGTCAAAGTTAATTCATGTAAAAAGAGTAACAGTTTTAATAAGCCAAAACAAGGGAACATACGGTTATTTTCGTATCAATAAAAAGGCTACATACTCCATATATCAATACGAAATGACGGAAACCTTTGTTTTTTAAGGGTAAACAAACAATATATTTCCGTATAGCCTGGACGGTCATCATTTACACGCAGAAGGTTtgattttttcttcaaaatataAAAACCTTTTTCGAAAATGAACTTTACCATAACGAAATCACACTTGACAAAATATAAAGGTTACAATGACTGTAAATCAAGAACGCATACTTGAGAGCCAGCTCTGTGTGCTGGAGTCTATAATAGAAGACAGCAAGATCCCCGTAACTTTTCATAGTATCTGGATGATCAAGCCCTAACTCTCGTTCGTTGATATCCAAGGCTTTTTGCTGATAAATTGTTGCCTGTGTATGATCAACAGAATAAAGTGGACTGCAGATATTCTAAACAGTGAGACATAGAGAATGTATTCAATCTGGTAGGTGATTTACATACACTACTGGGCCTTAGGATAACAACATGCTGATAGTGTTTTTTCTTAGATGCCATTGCGATAAAGTAAAGCAGACAGGACATGTACCTGGTTGAAGTCTCCGGTGTGATATAAAACAACAGCAAGAAGGCTGTAAGCACCAGCTGTCATTCGATGATAGGGTCCACACACTGCAACCAACTTTGCTAGGGCCTGCGATAATGTTGCAGTCATTCAGTTAATTATTAACCTCGAGATTAGAAATGAGAAATGTGTTTATAATGGTCATTTCCAGTCAATTTTGTTTTAGCTGTAATTTGAAAACAACAATGTAATAATTCATGAATCAAAAAAAATTCTCCACAGATTCTAGATAGTTTACTAACCTTATCATCACCCAGAAAAGCTGTCAGAAAGAAACCTAACTAAACTTATTGTTAAAAGGAAATGGAATTATTTTGAACATTATCTATAATCCACCTTTGTTCCATAGGTGACAGCTTCTTCAAGTTTTCCTTTATCCAGAGCTGTTTTAGAAGATTCCAAGAGCTGGCGTCCATCAGCAGAAGAGCATGCTGCTTGCTGTAAGAAACCACTGACAATTTTATTGCATCTATAACACACCAAGAATCTATAATGTGCCTCATCATAGGGACAAAAAGGTCTGAAATAACCTTATGCACTGGTACTAGACTAACAATGTCTTCCATTCGGAAAGGCCATGCAGATTCCATATTGTAGTCTCTTGATACCAGTTCAATACCAACCTAGAAACATAGGATATAAAACCTTTAAAATATTCTATACTTAATCTCCAGTCAataaagacaagaaataaacaaaacatgtCCATATCTTTGTTTTTTCTTGCCAGTCAGCGTGAAAAGGTGTACATTTTTTTCTTTATAACATGTTGAATgattgagagagagagagagagagagagagagagagagagagagagagagagagagagagagagagggtaGAAGCCAAATTGCTAGTCACTATCTCAGGCAGTACACAAACAATCACGCTAGGAAGAACTTATTTTGTACTCAATTATACATTGGCCCAGATGTCAAACAAATGAACTGCATTTGATATTCTTCTATGGAGAACGTCCAACATTTTTCAGTAAATACAGTTCTTTCACCAATATGTATAATTATCTTTCCCTAAAATATATTTAGGCAAGTCGAATCATCATGTGGAAAAGAAAGCGACATCTTACGGATTCACTTCAGAAACTAAAAGCCATCGATTATGCCAATCTTCGGCTACTTAAATTCGACATACCTTATGGCACAAACCACGAAGAATTGCAAATTTTCTCACATCATTATAGTTTGAGCTGATTAGATCCCATCCATATCTCTTCTTAAGAAACACTTGCAGCCATCCCCACACAAGGGGATGTACATGCTGACCTGGCTGTCCATTTTCAGGAGATCCAAACATCAAATTTAATGTTGTTGCGATGCTTGCTGCCATGTTTTCAGTTTTGTGGACAGCAGATAATACTGCATTCATAATATGCTTGAAAGCCCGTACTATCATCTCATGGATGCATAGAGACTGCACATGTGATAACTTCTCTGAAAGCTTAACCTGTTAAAATATAATAAGCATTCTAAGTAAAATGTGTGGTTTTATTCCCCACCATACTACATGTAAAATGTGAGATAATTTCTAGAATCCGGACATCACAAAATATTCGCAAGGAATTAATCATGTCGGCTTTCTAAATAAGAAAACATAAAACAATCAGATCCTATGTAACATTACTCTTGAACTCAACATCTCGACAAAGATTATCTGATTTCATTTATGCAGGTCCTTACGACTGGTCAAGTGAATCCTACACTAATATGTGCTCTCTTCACTGTATTCCTACCTATTTAAAATTCAACGAGAAAAAAATTGAGAACTTAAAATCCACCcttaaaatcaaatatatttatAGTTCACCTATTGGGCACTTGAGATTCCCATTAATATATGTCATACTTCAAATCCATTTATTTTCAAATCCTCTCACTTCAACTTTCTCGTTAAACCCAAATCCATGCATCCCAAATGTAGCTTAAATTGCATTTCAATTAAATGATTGAATTGGAGGACTGGATTGTGAATGACTTCAATATGGAGAATTTGAAATAAAttggaaatataaaaaaaaatataatgatATTACAGAAAAAGATTGAAACCCATGGATATAAGAATCCTCCAAACTACTAGAGATTCCATATCTCTCATGGATTTGAAATTCTCATATTTCAGAtcctttaattcaaatgtaaccCCAATTGATTTCGTATTGAAAGGCAATGAATTTTACTTTGGTATATAAAACAATAACTCAAATATCTAAAATGACAAACATATAGAATTGACAGAGGAGTTAATAACACCACGAGGAACTTACAACTTGTCCAAGCGAACGCATCCGAAGACCTCTAGTATGCATGAAATCAGTTAGTGTCCGGCCATCCACTGGTGATAGTTCCAATGAACCGAAATCTGCAACCTGTTTTGCATAACTTAGATTGACTAGAGATGCTATTTCTCAGTAAGATATGTAATTCCATAGTAaaggttaaaaaaaaataccagCTTTGGCAGGGCGACATCGTTATAATACTTTTGGGATAACTCAGCTAGATCTTGCACCGACTACCAACAATAAGAAAATTAAGCAACTGATTCCAACAATAAATGGCACACAACATTTACTTAAAAAGCACAAAATACATGATACCTTAGTGTGGAGTCCAGTCTCCGACTCTTTTAATCGAGAAAAGGCAGCATCAGACAACAAGGTTTTTAGCATAAGTTCACTTTCAGGTGTTTCAGTATCAAACTGAGATTCTGTCACAATTTTCACAGTCTTCTCAGCTTCATCGTTCACTTCATCTGCAGTTGACCTGAAATGTTCAGGTTGTAGTACTGCAGTAATTTTATCTGAAGTCTTCTTTTTACTTTTAAGGGATTTAAGACGTGTTCCTAGTCCCTCAACCTTCAACTCATTTTTGGCCTTATCAGGAGATGTCTTCTTCTCTTTTTCTGTTTTTTTCTGATCTTGTATATGCTGTACCCAGCAGGCTCCAAGTTCCCATCTCACAAAAGCATCTGTATGAGTTTCCTCTTCCCCAAGCTTTGAAAGGCTGTCCTCCAATATTCTCTCAACAAAAGCTTGGGAAGAACAGAGATCATCACACTTCAACAATGGTGAATTCTGGTGTAACTTATTTTGTTTAAGTATCTCATTTTCATGAAGAAAGTAGCCTCAAACTGCAAATATACAAGATTAAAGTAACAAAATCAATTCTAAGTGAAGATTAGAGATGCCATACTTTGTAAACTAATAGCGCGAACTAAACCCCAGAATAAATATAAGCTGATCCAGTTCAATGAGGAACACTTAATACGGAGAGCAGAGTGGAGGTGGCGTGACCTTGCCTTAAGAGGAATTAGCAAATGAATCTCTTCTTGGAATTGATGTGCTGATTAGCACAATTATGTGAGTATTTAGTAACTAAACCTGTTAATGTTGAGGGCATTGGCGCCACCCTCTGGCTGATCAAGAAACTCCAGGCTTTGGGAGTTAGGATTCGCGTTTACACTGTCGATCCCTTGAACTTTCACGCTCGCTATATAACCGCAAAACTTTATGTTCACAACCCCTAGGGTGGAAATATCCTGCAGCCAACATGCGCAAACTTCATGATTATAAGATTCAACAAACCATAAGCAAGAACATGCTGGATAAACAACTTTCTTTCCTCGAGTTCTTTGAATCTTACATGAGCAGCAGTATTCTCATCAGCGGTGATCCCCTTAAGAAGGTTTCTTTCACCCAATTTTTTGGTTTCCATCCCAATAGCTGCTTGTCCATCAATCTTAGTATCAACTTTGCAGCTAGCATTAGAAGCATCTTTCGTTATAGCAATGCATAAATCCCCAACTTTCGCAGTATGGATAATTTGACTGTCCAAAGCGGAATGAGTTAAAACTCTAGTTTTCATGACATGTTTCACAGCCTCAATGGCTTTAAAAATAGCAACATCTACAAATAAACTGTGAAGAAGAAAAGCTTTTCTATCTCGTATCTGCCTCTCCTCGTCTGTTTGACACGGCAGCGATGCAATAGACAAAAATCCATTGGCATAAGGTAGCAGATCACTTTTTCCACCTCTGCCTAGACCACCTCCATTTCCTCCCCAGTTTTCATCCTCTAAAGGCAGAGGAGGAAATGTAGATGGTGATTGTGCAGCAGCAGGTGGGACAAGCCATGTGTTGGATCTGAAGCCAAAAGGGAGATTCCCATACTGCGGTAAAGAATAGGTAATTCAGTAGTGAATCATGTAAAACTTGGCGCAAAAAGAAAGATGTGGCAAAAAGGCTATTGATCCAGAGAATCCAGGGTAGTGATGCTTTTACCTTATTCCTTTCTGAAAATGCTTTCATGAGTACACTGTAAGCCTGAAATGGAGATAAGAAGGTTTATCAGGTCTCAAAAATTGTTTCAGGCACCAACAGAGGACACGTGATGCGAGTTTTCTCTTTACAAAGAAGTGCATCACGGTTAGTAAAAATATGTCGAGCCACCTTCCGAAATGCACCCTAATGAGAGAGCACTAGATAGTGAGGGCAACTATTACACAAGTTCCAGGAATTTCCCCATAGTAACGCACCATAATCTGTTATGGAGTGCTGCTAGAGCCcagtttataaaaaatattacaaaattaCATCTTAAAACAGGACATAACAAGGATGGCTAAAGGGATTAGCACGCTCACAGTAAGCCACTTGACGGAAATTTAAAGTTAATAACATAAGCAAATCACCAATAACTTCAAATATCAATGTGGAGCATTTTAAGGATAACAGCAATCAAGTGCGTGGctgacataaaaaaaataatgaaaaaaggTAGGACTGACATTATCAAAGGCTCTGCTGAGTTGTCTCAACAGGTCAAGCAGACTGTGGCAAAGAATCTGATGCTTTCCAGTGCTACAAAAACCTTTTCTGGAAGCTTCTATAAGAATTAATTTTCCGCTGCACAACTTCACCTGCAAAAACACATTGCAGAATATTATGTTATCATTAGGCCTCCATTTAAGTCGAAGATTGAAGGGACTTACTTCAAGAGTGCAAAGATGATCAGTCCCTAAAACTCCACCAGTTTTCTTCACGGCCATCCTTATAACTGAAAGAGTCATCACGTATCCATAAGCGCACATCCCCAGAAAGACCAGAAATAATTCaagaaaagtaaaaaaaaaaaaaaaaaggaactaATTTTTCCCTTGCAACTTCCAAGTTCCAACACTAACTGGTTCGGCAAAATTTTGGATAAAGACTAATACTTGATACACATCTTCTGTTCAAAGATAATTACAACTTTATTTAAATTGCGAACAGAAGAAATATATTTTTAGAACAAGTAAACTGTTATTGATAGATCATCGGCGGACTTCAGTAATTTACTTACATGCACATAAAATAGACGTAGGCCCGGACTGGGTAAGttagttattaattattaaatactGAAGCTGACATCAAGGAGAAAGCTTACTGCATGAGAAATGGACGATATAACCAATCCATGGTCCACTCCCATGCAGTGGAAGATATACTAGATTAAGAAGAAGGAAAGAGATTTACATTGAAGCGGAGGCGtgagatgagagagagagaAGAACTCATAAAAGTTCCCCAGATTAGGTGAAGTGTTGTTCATCTCCGCTTCTCCGTCAACTAAAGCCGAGGATGCGTAATTCGCCTCCGCCTCCGCTTCCACCAGTGACGACCGAGGGGAAGAGCCGTCCTTGTAGCTGTTTGTGCGAAGAGGTTTGCTAGATTTCCTTGAGGCATTGGCATCCTGCACACCTCGCACATTCTTTCCGGCGTCAGCAGCAGTAAAGCTGGAGGCCGAGGAGGAGGAGAAGGAAGGATCCTTGTTCCTCGACGGCCCAAACGACGTCGTGCTGGAGACGATGTCGAGCAGCCTTCTAACGTGCGCCGTGGCGCCTTCTTCGTCGTAGTCCTCTGAGATGACAATAAATCCAATAGTTAGGGATAAAATAGGAAATCCATATGTTTTAGTCCCACGTGTCGCATATCTTTTTTTTTCACCTTCGACTAGCGTGAGGGTGCAGGGTTTCAGTGCGGACACGTCCACCGAGTCTTTCAGTTGTGGGCCCCTGACCTGTAATTTAATGGGCCAGGCAGAAAATGGGTCATCCAAACCAATCGGGCtggttttatattattttttaacaaacTCGTTCGAATACGAAACGACCCGAAAATTCGCCTCGTTTTTAGTGTCTattttttacatttatattaCAGTAATTAGATGGATGTGATAATTCGATCTTAGAATGATTTCTGaaggtttttatttatttttcttgaaaatataaatatagttcaacatttactataaatagtaaaaaaaaaaaaaaggaaacagTAACTCCATCTCAACGCCTCATAATCAAGCACATAATTCTCCATCTTAAGACATAATAGAATAGTAAgcccttttaaaaatacataaattTGTTACATTTTTAGTTGAAGATAGATTAGTTATAATTGGATCTCGAATCCGATATATCATCTCAGACTTGAAACCTTCTTGTCATGTTATATGTCGTCAATCGCAAATTCGGTTTTTCATAGCATAGTataaaatggagaaaaatttaCCGCATGACAAAGGGAGAAGTTGGTGATATGACACGTTAATGTGTTCACTAACAACAGGCGACGAACGTCTATTATTTTGTCCGTAGATATTCCCTGGTtcaaaaaaaagaaacaaagacctaaaaacacacacacatgtatgtcttaaatatataaaaaaaaaaccccaaaATTGAACATGCCAGTCTGAGTAACTAAGTAGTGGTGAAAATTAGCGCATGCAACACCATAGTAAAACTTATTTATATACAGTTTTGATACGATGTCTATTCATCGCGTCTATCTTCGTGCCCACGAATGAGATGATATTCATATATTGGATATACGGTGAGCATGATGGATGTAATACATATATTAaactatatatatgtacatggCAGGCAGAACTTGATAATTTTAGTATAGCAACGGATTCTAGACGATGTATTCATTCGCATTGGCAGTTCATTTAGGCTATTCGAATATAAAATTTCGTGTCAGTTTTATTTAACTGCAAGATTTAAATGTTCATACAATCTCGTGTCATTTaggctatttttttttatttaaaaaaagagaatatttatttgtttattaaaaaaaaaaaaaagaagaagcatTTTGGCGTAGTACAAACCTTCAAAAGAACAAGAGTTTCATCCGGAAGGATAACTTTGATATCCAACACAACTGGAAGAACTGCAAATTGAAGCAAAACACCAACAATATTATTCAATTCCAACGAAATAAAACAAGTTATTTATCTATTAAAACATTATAtatgaaattaaattaaatggaAAACGATACGACACCCTTCTCGTCTTTCTTCTTCTTGTCACCCTTAGGCTTGCCCCGAGA is a window encoding:
- the LOC140813567 gene encoding protein REDUCED CHLOROPLAST COVERAGE 1-like isoform X1, whose product is MAPKNSRGKPKGDKKKKDEKVLPVVLDIKVILPDETLVLLKGISTDKIIDVRRLLLVNTLTCHITNFSLCHAVRGPQLKDSVDVSALKPCTLTLVEEDYDEEGATAHVRRLLDIVSSTTSFGPSRNKDPSFSSSSASSFTAADAGKNVRGVQDANASRKSSKPLRTNSYKDGSSPRSSLVEAEAEANYASSALVDGEAEMNNTSPNLGNFYEFFSLSHLTPPLQFIRMAVKKTGGVLGTDHLCTLEVKLCSGKLILIEASRKGFCSTGKHQILCHSLLDLLRQLSRAFDNAYSVLMKAFSERNKYGNLPFGFRSNTWLVPPAAAQSPSTFPPLPLEDENWGGNGGGLGRGGKSDLLPYANGFLSIASLPCQTDEERQIRDRKAFLLHSLFVDVAIFKAIEAVKHVMKTRVLTHSALDSQIIHTAKVGDLCIAITKDASNASCKVDTKIDGQAAIGMETKKLGERNLLKGITADENTAAHDISTLGVVNIKFCGYIASVKVQGIDSVNANPNSQSLEFLDQPEGGANALNINRFSYFLHENEILKQNKLHQNSPLLKCDDLCSSQAFVERILEDSLSKLGEEETHTDAFVRWELGACWVQHIQDQKKTEKEKKTSPDKAKNELKVEGLGTRLKSLKSKKKTSDKITAVLQPEHFRSTADEVNDEAEKTVKIVTESQFDTETPESELMLKTLLSDAAFSRLKESETGLHTKSVQDLAELSQKYYNDVALPKLVADFGSLELSPVDGRTLTDFMHTRGLRMRSLGQVVKLSEKLSHVQSLCIHEMIVRAFKHIMNAVLSAVHKTENMAASIATTLNLMFGSPENGQPGQHVHPLVWGWLQVFLKKRYGWDLISSNYNDVRKFAILRGLCHKVGIELVSRDYNMESAWPFRMEDIVSLVPVHKQAACSSADGRQLLESSKTALDKGKLEEAVTYGTKALAKLVAVCGPYHRMTAGAYSLLAVVLYHTGDFNQATIYQQKALDINERELGLDHPDTMKSYGDLAVFYYRLQHTELALKYVKRALYLLHLTCGPSHPNTAATYINVAMMEEGLGNVHIALRYLHKALKCNQRLLGPDHIQTAASYHAIAIALSLMEAYPLSVQHEQTTLKILRTKLGPDDLRTQDAAAWLEYFESKAFEQQEAARNGTRKPDASIASKGHLSVSDLLDYINPNHDAKGRDAMGVKRRNYVAKAKEKSLQLNLDSDSEVLLLPKDVHKEESDEDNQVTNSDVEPNLDNVSSPLPIWSEEDTQVHTQENLTQLEQPLPEKPAGKMPVISNDILPQAHAEGEDGWQPVQRPRSAGMLGRRVKQRRQHTVKMFGHQEKDLVAEVDHSRLKNNNRSGKYYVLKKQGTSPESFAEYYVPKTPSPGSKFGRKIVKTVAYRVKSVSSSHMDAAVESVDNEGKTFYSTSDEGSTFLPKETGTVAKRSSIISVGESPSYKEVALAPPGSIPMLQAKLPQSDIQDNRQVKEHGEQQYETEEKNESLELNGENQEDKIVNIVVDRTEQSKDDTEASDKEEEFQADDAKNDENLVLVTESIASVQSSGNECNQIDEQCSLTDSISESVHSPEISTCSADSSNTVGHNDDTESNLQGFEGPNVERPVIGPNDSREVSNRKLSAAAPPFNPSIGAARVAPLPLNIFLPSGPGAVPPVGPWQMNMTLHPGPVTILPNSMCSLHHPYPSPPPTPNMIHPLPFVYPAYSQPQAIPPSTFPVTSSSFHRSHFPWQRNICSNGSEVIPITVWPGCHPIEFPSSPTVVESISEPIMETKTQSINSENLNLAPDLPLDLNPENESKKERVLSASEAGDLKDMDVIRSGNEDNIHYSVSPLNSSNGSNENAGRHNNQHVQRQQQKADDDKTFNILVTGRRNRRQILRMPFSLLKKPNNSQSFKVVYSRVVRETELPRSTSFDSSETSTANAT
- the LOC140813567 gene encoding protein REDUCED CHLOROPLAST COVERAGE 1-like isoform X2, with translation MKAFSERNKYGNLPFGFRSNTWLVPPAAAQSPSTFPPLPLEDENWGGNGGGLGRGGKSDLLPYANGFLSIASLPCQTDEERQIRDRKAFLLHSLFVDVAIFKAIEAVKHVMKTRVLTHSALDSQIIHTAKVGDLCIAITKDASNASCKVDTKIDGQAAIGMETKKLGERNLLKGITADENTAAHDISTLGVVNIKFCGYIASVKVQGIDSVNANPNSQSLEFLDQPEGGANALNINRFSYFLHENEILKQNKLHQNSPLLKCDDLCSSQAFVERILEDSLSKLGEEETHTDAFVRWELGACWVQHIQDQKKTEKEKKTSPDKAKNELKVEGLGTRLKSLKSKKKTSDKITAVLQPEHFRSTADEVNDEAEKTVKIVTESQFDTETPESELMLKTLLSDAAFSRLKESETGLHTKSVQDLAELSQKYYNDVALPKLVADFGSLELSPVDGRTLTDFMHTRGLRMRSLGQVVKLSEKLSHVQSLCIHEMIVRAFKHIMNAVLSAVHKTENMAASIATTLNLMFGSPENGQPGQHVHPLVWGWLQVFLKKRYGWDLISSNYNDVRKFAILRGLCHKVGIELVSRDYNMESAWPFRMEDIVSLVPVHKQAACSSADGRQLLESSKTALDKGKLEEAVTYGTKALAKLVAVCGPYHRMTAGAYSLLAVVLYHTGDFNQATIYQQKALDINERELGLDHPDTMKSYGDLAVFYYRLQHTELALKYVKRALYLLHLTCGPSHPNTAATYINVAMMEEGLGNVHIALRYLHKALKCNQRLLGPDHIQTAASYHAIAIALSLMEAYPLSVQHEQTTLKILRTKLGPDDLRTQDAAAWLEYFESKAFEQQEAARNGTRKPDASIASKGHLSVSDLLDYINPNHDAKGRDAMGVKRRNYVAKAKEKSLQLNLDSDSEVLLLPKDVHKEESDEDNQVTNSDVEPNLDNVSSPLPIWSEEDTQVHTQENLTQLEQPLPEKPAGKMPVISNDILPQAHAEGEDGWQPVQRPRSAGMLGRRVKQRRQHTVKMFGHQEKDLVAEVDHSRLKNNNRSGKYYVLKKQGTSPESFAEYYVPKTPSPGSKFGRKIVKTVAYRVKSVSSSHMDAAVESVDNEGKTFYSTSDEGSTFLPKETGTVAKRSSIISVGESPSYKEVALAPPGSIPMLQAKLPQSDIQDNRQVKEHGEQQYETEEKNESLELNGENQEDKIVNIVVDRTEQSKDDTEASDKEEEFQADDAKNDENLVLVTESIASVQSSGNECNQIDEQCSLTDSISESVHSPEISTCSADSSNTVGHNDDTESNLQGFEGPNVERPVIGPNDSREVSNRKLSAAAPPFNPSIGAARVAPLPLNIFLPSGPGAVPPVGPWQMNMTLHPGPVTILPNSMCSLHHPYPSPPPTPNMIHPLPFVYPAYSQPQAIPPSTFPVTSSSFHRSHFPWQRNICSNGSEVIPITVWPGCHPIEFPSSPTVVESISEPIMETKTQSINSENLNLAPDLPLDLNPENESKKERVLSASEAGDLKDMDVIRSGNEDNIHYSVSPLNSSNGSNENAGRHNNQHVQRQQQKADDDKTFNILVTGRRNRRQILRMPFSLLKKPNNSQSFKVVYSRVVRETELPRSTSFDSSETSTANAT